CTCTGGGCGGGCAGACAATGCATGAACAACGCATCCGGTTTGGCTGCCGCCATGATTTCAGGGGTTACCGTGAAGCCCATGAAGTGGCGTTTGCGCTCGGCGAGTTCGTGTTTTTTCCCCATGGAAGCCCATACATCCGTGTAGATGACGTCTGCATCCTTGGCTGCTGCCAAGGGATCGTGGCTGATGTCCACCTTGCTGAGCCCCCCTTGTCGCGCCAACTCCAGGGTGCTGCGGTCAGGCGGGTAGTTCAACGGGCAGGCACAGACAAAATGCAGGGGTAGACGGGTCGCCAGACGCAGCCAGCTGTGCACAATGTTGTTGCCGTCTCCCACATATGTGATTTTGATCTGATCCAGATGCCTTCGATGCTCCTTGATGGTCAGCAGGTCGGCCATGATCTGACAGGGATGATTGTAGTCGGTCAGACCGTTGATAACGGGCACCGTGGCAAACTGTGCCAACTCCAGCAGATGGGCATGGTCGAACAATCGCGCCATGATCATGTCATTGTATCCACTCAGGACGCGTGCCACGTCCTTTGCCGGTTCCCGGTTGCCGACATCCACCTCTGAAGGCCCAAGGTAAACGGCATGGCCTCCCATGCGCGAAAAGCCGGTTTCAAAAGAGACGCGGGTGCGTGCCGAAGGTTTCGCAAAGACCATGGCCAGAGTCCTGTCCTTGAACGGTGCGAACGGTTCGCG
This Desulfatitalea tepidiphila DNA region includes the following protein-coding sequences:
- the argF gene encoding ornithine carbamoyltransferase yields the protein MKKDFLHIDDWSTDEILGVLDLATAVKTKLKSREPFAPFKDRTLAMVFAKPSARTRVSFETGFSRMGGHAVYLGPSEVDVGNREPAKDVARVLSGYNDMIMARLFDHAHLLELAQFATVPVINGLTDYNHPCQIMADLLTIKEHRRHLDQIKITYVGDGNNIVHSWLRLATRLPLHFVCACPLNYPPDRSTLELARQGGLSKVDISHDPLAAAKDADVIYTDVWASMGKKHELAERKRHFMGFTVTPEIMAAAKPDALFMHCLPAQRGLEVVDEVIESPASIVFPQAENRMHMQNAIMLKLAGLG